The Nocardioides salarius genome includes a region encoding these proteins:
- a CDS encoding SGNH/GDSL hydrolase family protein, producing MGRRREAPVAAILVALLAVGVVGGTGYAWSRWNDQVATDTDVESVVDPGSRDEQLPDAPGLPTAEPEPEPAYEPPTFSTLTPTANRPRPVLLLVGDGWAAGDGASGDDASYAARLGSDLGWDVRVVAEPGASYLAAGEAGATVSELWADAPLADIDPDAVLVQADYAGPDPDVDAVTRAISELGDRIAADLPGAPVVAISSFRPDGVSAKDETAMTRAWRAFDGTLVLRPTRLGFADLPTGPAGNPLDAGHELIATSLEEAFREAGLVPGG from the coding sequence GTGGGTCGACGACGAGAGGCACCGGTCGCGGCGATCCTGGTCGCGCTGCTGGCGGTCGGGGTCGTGGGCGGCACCGGCTACGCCTGGTCGCGCTGGAACGACCAGGTCGCCACCGACACCGACGTCGAGTCGGTCGTCGACCCGGGCTCGCGCGACGAGCAGCTGCCCGATGCGCCGGGCCTGCCGACCGCGGAGCCCGAGCCGGAGCCGGCGTACGAGCCGCCGACCTTCTCGACCCTGACCCCGACCGCCAACCGGCCCCGCCCGGTGCTGCTGCTGGTCGGCGACGGCTGGGCGGCCGGTGACGGCGCCTCCGGCGACGACGCGTCGTACGCCGCTCGGCTGGGCAGCGACCTGGGCTGGGACGTGCGGGTGGTCGCCGAGCCCGGCGCGAGCTACCTCGCCGCGGGCGAGGCGGGTGCCACGGTCTCCGAGCTGTGGGCCGACGCCCCGCTCGCCGACATCGACCCCGACGCGGTGCTGGTGCAGGCCGACTACGCGGGCCCCGACCCCGACGTCGACGCGGTGACCCGGGCGATCTCCGAGCTGGGCGACCGGATCGCGGCCGACCTGCCGGGCGCGCCGGTGGTGGCGATCAGCTCGTTCCGCCCCGACGGCGTGAGCGCGAAGGACGAGACGGCGATGACGCGGGCGTGGCGTGCCTTCGACGGCACGCTGGTGCTGCGTCCGACCAGGCTGGGCTTCGCCGACCTGCCCACCGGCCCCGCCGGCAACCCCCTCGACGCGGGCCACGAGCTGATCGCGACCAGCCTCGAGGAGGCCTTCCGCGAGGCCGGGCTGGTGCCGGGCGGCTGA
- a CDS encoding helix-turn-helix domain-containing protein: MPIVVDIDVMLARRKMAVGTLAERVGITPANLAVLKNGRAKAVRFSTLEALCEVLDCQPGDLLRWEPDPSGPADPRDPAGS; the protein is encoded by the coding sequence ATGCCGATCGTCGTCGACATCGACGTGATGCTCGCGCGCCGCAAGATGGCCGTCGGCACGCTCGCCGAGCGGGTCGGCATCACCCCCGCCAACCTGGCGGTGCTCAAGAACGGGCGGGCCAAGGCCGTGCGGTTCAGCACTCTCGAGGCGCTCTGCGAGGTCCTCGACTGCCAGCCCGGCGACCTGCTGCGCTGGGAGCCCGACCCCTCGGGGCCGGCGGACCCGAGGGACCCGGCGGGATCGTGA
- a CDS encoding DUF2975 domain-containing protein, translating into MNTRVVLVLRGVIGLALVGSVGVQVLLGFQLWLERGEDRADLRIPLVALLVVGVLALQVIGVEIWRLLTMVRHGTVFSFAAFRHVDRVIAAIGAGAVVVLGLAVLAAYANRTTPGDEIAPGAVGIVCGLALVAGGVALVVYVMRTLLAQAVALDDETKRLQAELDGVI; encoded by the coding sequence ATGAACACACGCGTGGTCCTGGTCCTGCGGGGCGTGATCGGGCTGGCCCTGGTCGGGTCGGTGGGCGTGCAGGTGCTGCTGGGCTTCCAGCTCTGGCTCGAACGCGGCGAGGACCGCGCCGACCTGCGTATCCCGCTGGTGGCGCTGCTCGTCGTGGGCGTCCTCGCGCTCCAGGTGATCGGGGTGGAGATCTGGCGGCTGCTGACGATGGTGCGCCACGGCACGGTCTTCTCGTTCGCGGCCTTCCGCCACGTCGACCGCGTGATCGCGGCCATCGGCGCCGGGGCCGTGGTGGTGCTGGGGCTGGCCGTGCTGGCGGCGTACGCCAACCGCACGACGCCCGGCGACGAGATCGCGCCCGGGGCCGTCGGCATCGTCTGCGGGCTGGCGCTGGTGGCCGGCGGGGTGGCGCTGGTGGTCTACGTGATGCGCACCCTGCTGGCGCAGGCGGTCGCGCTCGACGACGAGACCAAGCGGCTGCAGGCCGAGCTCGACGGGGTCATCTGA
- a CDS encoding class I adenylate-forming enzyme family protein: MQLGYLPWDGTTALRERRHEIGLRDDRVELSYEQFETRVEAFAEQLAEQGFGRGAVLAIMLPNRVELLVAMFAAWRLGGAATPVNPVFTAHEAEHQLGDSGAAVVVNLGPDAPSDGRCTIHVDDMRTERRGEAVRPVALAGDDLALLIYTSGSTGHPKGVMLDHTHAEAMSRSMAEHLRLTHDDHCMLILPLFHVNAIMVSALATMRSGGQLSVIGQFSARTFFDRVEQLRPTYFSAVPTIYAVLAALPDDVRPDTSSLRFVICGAAPVSRELLERSQERYGFTIVEGYGLTEGTCASACNPVDGVRKLGTVGPALPGQRLAIGGADGEHLPPGEVGEVLISGPTVMRGYLNRPEATAETVVDGWLHTGDVGHLDADGYLTIVDRVKDMIIRGGENIYPKEIEAVLAGLDGVLEAAVVGRDDEMYGEVPVAYVSTYPGSDLTQDELLDHCRRHLTRVKVPERIEIIDALPRNPVGKIDKPTLRRALGALPA, from the coding sequence ATGCAGCTGGGCTACCTGCCGTGGGACGGCACGACGGCGCTCCGCGAGCGCCGTCACGAGATCGGTCTGCGCGACGACCGGGTCGAGCTGAGCTACGAGCAGTTCGAGACCCGGGTCGAGGCCTTCGCCGAGCAGCTCGCCGAGCAGGGGTTCGGGCGGGGCGCGGTCCTGGCGATCATGCTGCCCAACCGCGTCGAGCTGCTCGTGGCCATGTTCGCCGCGTGGCGCCTCGGCGGCGCCGCCACCCCGGTCAACCCGGTGTTCACCGCGCACGAGGCCGAGCACCAGCTGGGGGACTCCGGTGCCGCCGTGGTGGTCAACCTGGGGCCCGACGCGCCCTCCGACGGGCGGTGCACGATCCACGTCGACGACATGCGCACCGAGCGCCGGGGCGAGGCCGTGCGTCCTGTCGCGCTGGCCGGCGACGACCTCGCGCTGCTGATCTACACGAGCGGATCGACCGGCCACCCCAAGGGCGTGATGCTCGACCACACGCACGCCGAGGCGATGTCCCGCTCGATGGCCGAGCACCTCCGGCTGACCCACGACGACCACTGCATGCTCATCCTGCCCCTGTTCCACGTGAACGCGATCATGGTCAGCGCGCTGGCCACGATGCGCTCCGGCGGCCAGCTCAGCGTGATCGGTCAGTTCTCGGCGCGGACCTTCTTCGACCGGGTCGAGCAGCTGCGCCCGACGTACTTCTCCGCGGTGCCGACCATCTACGCGGTCCTGGCCGCGCTGCCCGACGACGTCCGCCCCGACACCTCCTCGCTGCGCTTCGTCATCTGCGGCGCCGCACCGGTGTCCCGCGAGCTGCTGGAGAGGTCCCAGGAGCGCTACGGCTTCACGATCGTCGAGGGGTACGGCCTCACCGAGGGCACCTGCGCCTCCGCGTGCAACCCGGTCGACGGCGTCCGCAAGCTCGGCACCGTCGGGCCGGCCCTGCCCGGTCAGCGGCTCGCCATCGGTGGCGCCGACGGCGAGCACCTGCCTCCCGGCGAGGTCGGCGAGGTGCTCATCTCCGGGCCCACCGTGATGCGCGGCTACCTCAACCGGCCCGAGGCCACCGCCGAGACCGTCGTCGACGGGTGGCTGCACACCGGCGACGTGGGTCATCTCGACGCGGACGGCTACCTCACGATCGTCGACCGCGTGAAGGACATGATCATCCGCGGCGGGGAGAACATCTACCCCAAGGAGATCGAGGCGGTCCTGGCCGGTCTCGACGGTGTCCTCGAGGCCGCCGTCGTCGGCCGCGACGACGAGATGTACGGCGAGGTGCCCGTCGCCTACGTCAGCACCTACCCCGGCTCGGACCTCACCCAGGACGAGCTGCTCGACCACTGCCGCCGGCACCTGACGAGGGTGAAGGTGCCAGAGCGCATCGAGATCATCGACGCCCTGCCCAGGAACCCCGTCGGGAAGATCGACAAGCCCACGTTGCGCCGCGCCCTGGGGGCCCTGCCCGCCTGA
- a CDS encoding DUF3556 domain-containing protein produces MGFKTADMPPVDPAHYEDMPFMDRMRMLATHWAEYGFGGPKSNHMLYVYKLVFYAVGGVLVIALTTPGLGGLGNLAGWWGEPIVYQKLMVWTVLFEIVGLASSSGPLAFKFKPFIGGFLYWSRRHTLRLPPWPGKVPFTRGDHRTPVDVTIYLVILAVLGFLMVTPGAETSAMPGSDAGLLPQWGLLAYVALIIVMGLRDKVVFLAARSEQYVAVMFFFGVLSHHVDMILAAKIAMVSIWLGAGISKFGHHFTNVVPPMVSNTPWITSLRFKRSLYRDYPEDLRPSKVSWGFAHVGGTVVELVLPMVLLFSTSPTLTWLAIAGMIAFHVFITSTFPLAVPLEWNIFFIFAAAWIFGGFPAWDGYAVTDISSAWLLLPVVAAFVTFPILGNLRPDLVSFLPSMRQYAGNWASATWAFRGDEAENKLNTHLVKYNANQVDQLAGAFGKDIAEIFMQKAMAWRTMHSQGRGLMSLMMRHLDRLENYRIREGEFVCTTLVGWQFGDAHLHNEATISAVQKRCRFEPGECIVVWVESQPIHRSTQEYKVIDAALGVVERGTWNVREAVDEQPWLPNGPIPHTVTWRMAGYKPAGDHVHPVAQGAASGRTVIPAPVVPVAPADGRVEA; encoded by the coding sequence GTGGGATTCAAGACAGCAGACATGCCGCCGGTGGACCCGGCCCACTACGAGGACATGCCGTTCATGGACCGCATGCGGATGCTCGCCACCCACTGGGCCGAGTACGGCTTCGGTGGCCCGAAGTCGAACCACATGCTCTACGTCTACAAGCTCGTCTTCTACGCCGTCGGCGGCGTGCTCGTCATCGCGCTGACCACCCCGGGCCTGGGCGGCCTCGGCAACCTCGCCGGGTGGTGGGGCGAGCCGATCGTCTACCAGAAGCTGATGGTCTGGACCGTGCTCTTCGAGATCGTCGGCCTCGCGTCGTCCTCGGGCCCGCTGGCCTTCAAGTTCAAGCCCTTCATCGGCGGCTTCCTCTACTGGTCGCGCCGCCACACGCTGCGCCTGCCCCCGTGGCCCGGCAAGGTCCCCTTCACGCGGGGCGACCACCGCACCCCCGTCGACGTCACCATCTACCTGGTCATCCTGGCGGTGCTCGGCTTCCTGATGGTGACCCCGGGCGCCGAGACCTCCGCGATGCCGGGCAGCGACGCCGGGCTGCTCCCGCAGTGGGGCCTGCTCGCCTACGTCGCCCTGATCATCGTGATGGGGCTGCGCGACAAGGTCGTCTTCCTCGCCGCCCGCTCCGAGCAGTACGTCGCGGTGATGTTCTTCTTCGGCGTCCTGTCCCACCACGTCGACATGATCCTGGCCGCCAAGATCGCCATGGTCTCCATCTGGCTCGGTGCCGGCATCTCCAAGTTCGGCCACCACTTCACCAACGTGGTCCCGCCCATGGTCAGCAACACCCCCTGGATCACCTCGCTGCGCTTCAAGCGCTCGCTCTACCGCGACTACCCGGAGGACCTGCGCCCGTCGAAGGTCTCGTGGGGCTTCGCCCACGTCGGCGGCACCGTCGTCGAGCTGGTGCTGCCGATGGTCCTGCTGTTCTCGACGAGCCCGACCCTGACCTGGCTGGCGATCGCCGGCATGATCGCCTTCCACGTCTTCATCACCTCCACGTTCCCGCTGGCCGTGCCGCTGGAGTGGAACATCTTCTTCATCTTCGCGGCGGCCTGGATCTTCGGCGGGTTCCCCGCCTGGGACGGCTACGCCGTCACCGACATCAGCTCGGCCTGGCTGCTGCTGCCGGTCGTGGCCGCCTTCGTGACCTTCCCGATCCTGGGCAACCTGCGACCCGACCTGGTCTCCTTCCTGCCCTCCATGCGCCAGTACGCCGGCAACTGGGCCTCGGCCACGTGGGCCTTCCGCGGCGACGAGGCGGAGAACAAGCTCAACACCCACCTGGTGAAGTACAACGCCAACCAGGTCGACCAGCTGGCCGGCGCCTTCGGCAAGGACATCGCCGAGATCTTCATGCAGAAGGCGATGGCCTGGCGCACCATGCACAGCCAGGGCCGCGGCCTGATGTCGCTGATGATGCGCCACCTCGACCGGCTGGAGAACTACCGCATCCGCGAGGGAGAGTTCGTCTGCACGACCCTGGTGGGCTGGCAGTTCGGCGACGCCCACCTGCACAACGAGGCGACGATCAGTGCCGTGCAGAAGCGCTGCCGGTTCGAGCCCGGCGAGTGCATCGTGGTGTGGGTGGAGTCCCAGCCGATCCACCGCTCGACCCAGGAGTACAAGGTCATCGACGCCGCCCTGGGTGTCGTCGAGCGGGGCACCTGGAACGTGCGCGAGGCGGTCGACGAGCAGCCCTGGCTGCCCAACGGCCCCATCCCCCACACGGTGACGTGGCGGATGGCCGGCTACAAGCCGGCCGGGGACCACGTGCACCCGGTCGCGCAGGGTGCCGCCTCCGGGCGCACGGTGATCCCGGCACCCGTCGTCCCTGTCGCGCCGGCGGATGGCAGAGTCGAGGCGTGA
- a CDS encoding phytoene desaturase family protein has protein sequence MTTAVVVGSGPNGLAAALTLAAEGVQVRVLEAADTVGGGTRTNELTVPGLLHDECSGFHPLAVDTPFSRRFDLSGHGLEWLWPQAQYAHPLDGGRGAVAWRSVEDTAAGLGADGRAWRSVFGYLSEQFGDIAEDFLRPMLHVPRHPFKLARFGLLSLPPAALTARRWSSAEARGLFGGVAAHAMRPFGSPVSSAIGVALGTAAHRYGWPVARGGSASIATALTSLLAEHGGTVETGVRVESLAELDSPDIVMLDVAPGAAVRIIGGAMPRRIAKALTRYRHGPGAFKVEFAVEGAVPWQHEQSRLAGTVHVGGSFEEMAAAESEVHRGRMPERPFVLVGQQFVADPSRARGDTVPVYAYAHVPAGYTGDATAALEAQIERFAPGFRDRVVARHVRSTLEMEQHNPNYVGGDVVTGANDALQLVFRPRPALDPYTLGVPGVYLCSAATPPGAGAHGMAGYNAARSALARLGA, from the coding sequence GTGACCACCGCAGTCGTGGTCGGCAGCGGGCCCAACGGGCTCGCTGCCGCCCTCACCCTCGCCGCCGAGGGCGTGCAGGTGCGGGTGCTCGAGGCCGCCGACACCGTCGGCGGAGGCACCCGCACCAACGAGCTGACGGTGCCGGGCCTGCTGCACGACGAGTGCTCGGGCTTCCACCCGCTCGCGGTCGACACGCCCTTCTCGCGCCGCTTCGACCTGTCCGGCCACGGGCTGGAATGGCTGTGGCCCCAGGCGCAGTACGCCCACCCGCTCGACGGAGGTCGTGGAGCGGTGGCCTGGCGCTCGGTGGAGGACACCGCGGCCGGGCTCGGCGCCGACGGCAGGGCGTGGCGCTCGGTCTTCGGCTACCTGAGCGAGCAGTTCGGCGACATCGCCGAGGACTTCCTGCGCCCGATGCTGCACGTGCCGCGGCACCCCTTCAAGCTCGCCCGCTTCGGGCTGCTCTCCCTGCCACCGGCGGCGCTGACCGCTCGCCGCTGGTCCTCCGCCGAGGCCCGTGGCCTCTTCGGCGGCGTCGCCGCACACGCGATGCGCCCCTTCGGCTCCCCGGTGTCCTCGGCCATCGGGGTGGCGCTCGGCACCGCCGCGCACCGCTACGGCTGGCCGGTGGCCCGCGGCGGCTCGGCCTCGATCGCCACCGCCCTCACCTCGCTGCTCGCCGAGCACGGCGGCACGGTGGAGACGGGGGTGCGGGTCGAGTCGCTGGCCGAGCTCGACTCCCCCGACATCGTGATGCTCGACGTCGCTCCGGGCGCCGCGGTGCGCATCATCGGTGGCGCCATGCCGAGGCGCATCGCCAAGGCCCTGACCCGCTACCGGCACGGGCCGGGCGCGTTCAAGGTCGAGTTCGCCGTCGAGGGCGCGGTGCCCTGGCAGCACGAGCAGTCCCGGCTGGCGGGCACCGTGCACGTCGGGGGCAGCTTCGAGGAGATGGCCGCCGCGGAGTCCGAGGTGCACCGGGGCCGGATGCCCGAGCGGCCGTTCGTGCTCGTGGGCCAGCAGTTCGTGGCCGACCCCTCCCGTGCGCGTGGTGACACCGTCCCCGTCTACGCCTACGCCCACGTGCCGGCGGGCTACACCGGCGACGCGACGGCGGCGCTCGAGGCCCAGATCGAACGGTTCGCACCCGGCTTCCGCGACCGCGTGGTGGCCAGGCACGTGCGGTCGACGCTCGAGATGGAGCAGCACAACCCCAACTACGTCGGGGGTGACGTGGTGACCGGCGCCAACGACGCGCTGCAGCTGGTCTTCCGACCACGTCCGGCCCTGGACCCCTACACCCTCGGGGTGCCGGGCGTGTACCTCTGCTCGGCGGCCACACCGCCGGGCGCGGGCGCGCACGGGATGGCCGGCTACAACGCCGCCCGTTCGGCGCTGGCACGGCTCGGGGCGTGA
- a CDS encoding PucR family transcriptional regulator, with amino-acid sequence MTEQVPHRRTVPPDSPEAAEIARLTALVGERLQRRFDDLNASMNEAIEEAIVDLGDPDLTDMLHASVEGNIATILHMLRHDIPLERVQPITAATEYAIRLAQRGVPGTSLRRAYHFGSDDLLGQAFEEVRQIDVDPDTRLRLLHHLAGWMHSYVDWITRIVLDAHEGERRQVEERSASIAATLVRRVLEDSTGAHHDFAERTGYRLDQHHVAAVVWMAGANPAVDHTDALKSLAGELGSATGSSAALFTAVDRSTAWVWWGRNGDASPLAADVVELVLTRHEQARVALGQTGRGAAGFRTSHRQAGAARDLARAASTGQQVTAHGDRAVAVVAMLLHDMHDLAGWVGDVLGPLAADTDNAARLRETLLTFLVSGSYQATGERLMLHRNTVKYRVDRALELRSRGLEDRLDVELALESVRLLGDVLLSR; translated from the coding sequence ATGACCGAGCAGGTGCCGCACCGCCGGACCGTGCCGCCGGACTCTCCCGAGGCAGCGGAGATCGCGCGGCTCACGGCGCTGGTCGGCGAGCGTCTGCAGCGCCGCTTCGACGACCTCAACGCGAGCATGAACGAGGCCATCGAGGAGGCGATCGTCGACCTGGGCGACCCCGACCTGACCGACATGCTCCACGCGAGCGTGGAGGGCAACATCGCCACGATCCTGCACATGCTGCGCCACGACATCCCGCTCGAGCGGGTCCAGCCGATCACGGCCGCCACCGAGTACGCCATCCGGCTGGCGCAGCGCGGGGTGCCCGGCACCTCCCTGCGCCGGGCCTACCACTTCGGGTCCGACGACCTGCTGGGGCAGGCCTTCGAGGAGGTGCGCCAGATCGACGTCGACCCCGACACCCGGTTGCGGCTGCTGCACCACCTGGCCGGCTGGATGCACTCCTACGTCGACTGGATCACCCGGATCGTGCTCGACGCGCACGAGGGCGAGCGCCGCCAGGTCGAGGAGCGCAGCGCCTCGATCGCTGCGACCCTGGTCCGGCGGGTGCTCGAGGACTCGACGGGGGCCCACCACGACTTCGCCGAGCGCACCGGCTACCGCCTCGACCAGCACCACGTCGCGGCGGTGGTGTGGATGGCGGGGGCGAACCCTGCGGTCGACCACACCGACGCGCTCAAGTCGCTCGCCGGCGAGCTGGGCTCGGCCACCGGGTCGAGCGCGGCGCTCTTCACCGCCGTCGACCGCAGCACGGCCTGGGTCTGGTGGGGCCGCAACGGCGACGCGAGCCCGCTGGCCGCCGACGTGGTCGAGCTCGTGCTGACGCGCCACGAGCAGGCACGCGTCGCGCTCGGCCAGACCGGTCGGGGCGCGGCCGGGTTCCGCACCAGCCACCGTCAGGCCGGCGCCGCTCGCGACCTGGCCCGGGCGGCCAGCACCGGCCAGCAGGTCACCGCCCACGGCGACCGGGCCGTGGCCGTGGTGGCGATGCTGCTGCACGACATGCACGACCTGGCCGGGTGGGTGGGCGACGTGCTGGGACCGCTGGCGGCCGACACCGACAACGCGGCACGGCTGCGCGAGACCCTGCTGACGTTCCTCGTCAGCGGCAGCTACCAGGCCACGGGGGAACGGCTGATGCTGCACCGCAACACCGTGAAGTACCGGGTCGACCGTGCGCTCGAGCTGCGCTCGCGCGGCCTCGAGGACCGGCTCGACGTCGAGCTGGCGCTCGAGTCGGTGCGGCTGCTGGGCGACGTGCTGCTGTCGCGGTGA
- a CDS encoding DUF1990 domain-containing protein: protein MNQGEGVGREGALTYEPVGATRGEPPAGFDHLRHSRVVGRGRPQLETAARAVLGWQAQDLLGSRVQPGDRPAAEGDVVGVRLGLGPWALRAPARVLYVVDQPDRRGFAYGTLPGHPLTGEEAFVVHLEPDGSVVFTVTAYSRPAWPLVRAAGPLLPLFQQVMARRYARAIARAVRQAHRAG, encoded by the coding sequence GTGAACCAGGGGGAGGGGGTCGGGCGCGAGGGCGCCCTGACCTACGAGCCCGTCGGCGCGACGCGCGGTGAGCCGCCTGCCGGGTTCGACCACCTGCGCCACTCGCGGGTGGTGGGCCGGGGCAGGCCACAGCTCGAGACCGCCGCTCGGGCGGTGCTGGGCTGGCAGGCGCAGGACCTCCTCGGGTCGAGGGTGCAGCCGGGCGACCGGCCGGCCGCGGAGGGTGACGTCGTCGGGGTGCGGCTCGGCCTGGGGCCCTGGGCGCTCCGCGCCCCCGCGCGCGTGCTCTACGTCGTCGACCAGCCGGACCGGCGGGGGTTCGCCTACGGCACCCTGCCCGGACACCCGCTCACCGGCGAGGAGGCGTTCGTGGTGCATCTCGAGCCCGACGGCTCGGTGGTCTTCACGGTCACCGCGTACTCCCGCCCCGCGTGGCCGCTGGTCCGGGCCGCCGGGCCCCTGCTGCCGCTCTTCCAGCAGGTGATGGCCCGCCGCTACGCGCGCGCCATCGCCCGGGCGGTGCGCCAGGCCCACCGGGCGGGGTGA
- a CDS encoding MFS transporter, producing MPIDDSRRVSMLIGVLFGLAGMGSAAAAVALPALGQDFGIGVGATAWTISLYALMFAVTTALYGRFSDLVGIRTPLLVGIGLMTGGALLAALAPTYGVLLFARLVQGAGAAAVPTLGVAILSGRYDGAVRGLALGRLAGTAAAVTSLGPLLGGLTEAAFGWRAVMAIPMLGALVIPFVWRALTTEGSGARLDVLGAILVALTAAGLVLLIQSPSTGLVIALVGLLLLGLGTPLVALQVRRRPDGFLPRDVIRNPVVVRSALAAAAVPAAWFGLLIAVPAVLVGEAGWEPWQVGLLLLPASLVAVLMPRLTGPLLTRIGAVRTLAIGAIASSLALFLAAWGSAVLSPVLLALVLILVTFAFGAGQPALSASVGEAVQVHVRGVALGIATLVFMTGGSVGSAMVGGLGGVTGLPWALAILGLLPLLGMTALIPILRSSPEAVLADAAD from the coding sequence GTGCCCATCGACGACTCACGCCGCGTGTCCATGCTCATCGGCGTGCTCTTCGGGCTCGCCGGGATGGGCTCGGCCGCGGCCGCCGTGGCGCTGCCCGCGCTGGGCCAGGACTTCGGCATCGGCGTCGGCGCCACCGCCTGGACGATCAGCCTCTACGCGCTGATGTTCGCGGTCACCACCGCGCTCTACGGCCGCTTCTCCGACCTCGTCGGCATCCGCACCCCGCTGCTGGTCGGCATCGGCCTGATGACCGGTGGCGCGCTGCTGGCGGCGCTGGCGCCGACGTACGGCGTGCTCCTCTTCGCCCGCCTCGTGCAGGGCGCGGGCGCCGCGGCTGTGCCGACGCTCGGGGTGGCGATCCTCAGCGGCCGGTACGACGGCGCCGTGCGCGGGCTGGCCCTGGGCCGCCTGGCCGGCACCGCGGCCGCCGTGACCAGCCTCGGCCCGCTGCTCGGCGGGTTGACCGAGGCCGCCTTCGGGTGGCGCGCGGTGATGGCGATCCCGATGCTCGGGGCGCTGGTGATCCCGTTCGTGTGGCGGGCGCTGACCACCGAGGGCAGCGGGGCGCGCCTCGACGTGCTCGGCGCGATCCTGGTCGCGCTGACCGCCGCCGGGCTGGTGCTGCTGATCCAGTCGCCCTCGACCGGTCTGGTGATCGCGCTCGTCGGGCTGCTGCTGCTCGGGCTCGGCACCCCGCTGGTGGCGCTGCAGGTGCGACGCCGGCCCGACGGGTTCCTGCCCCGCGACGTGATCCGCAACCCCGTGGTGGTGCGCTCGGCGCTGGCCGCCGCGGCCGTGCCGGCCGCCTGGTTCGGGCTGCTGATCGCGGTGCCGGCGGTGCTCGTCGGCGAGGCCGGCTGGGAGCCCTGGCAGGTCGGCCTGCTGCTGCTGCCCGCCTCCCTCGTGGCGGTGCTGATGCCCCGGCTCACCGGCCCGCTGCTCACCCGGATCGGGGCGGTGCGCACGCTGGCCATCGGTGCCATCGCCTCGTCGCTGGCGCTGTTCCTCGCCGCGTGGGGCTCCGCCGTGCTCTCCCCGGTGCTGCTCGCCCTGGTGCTGATCCTGGTCACCTTCGCCTTCGGCGCCGGCCAGCCCGCCCTCTCGGCGTCGGTCGGCGAGGCGGTGCAGGTGCACGTGCGCGGCGTCGCCCTCGGCATCGCCACCCTGGTCTTCATGACCGGCGGCTCCGTCGGCTCCGCCATGGTCGGCGGGCTCGGTGGCGTCACCGGGCTGCCGTGGGCGCTGGCGATCCTCGGGCTGCTGCCGCTGCTGGGCATGACCGCGCTGATCCCGATCCTGCGCAGCTCGCCCGAGGCCGTGCTGGCTGACGCCGCGGACTGA
- a CDS encoding esterase/lipase family protein: MRRLPAVLVVLLTALGLTGALVPVGAVAAERYPVPYNFLPYALLGGAQSDAPGTNDWDCRPSRRHPRPVVLVHGTFGNRATNWQTYGPLLANEGYCVFALTYGVDDLGGPATEVFGGMRRMQSSARELKRFVGDVRRATGARKVDLVGHSQGTLMPSWYVKFLGGAKHVKRYVSIAPLWHGTEVGGAAALAGSASGMPVDSSVPFCVACGQFSPDSRFLRRIRRGGVAVEGIDYTNIVTRYDELVVPHTSGIERGMTNIVVQDECATDYAEHFQIVADPVAAGHVLHALDPQRRTPVGCSVVLPFVGGPPPAG; encoded by the coding sequence ATGCGTCGCCTCCCCGCCGTCCTCGTCGTGCTCCTCACCGCCCTGGGCCTCACCGGCGCCCTCGTGCCCGTCGGCGCCGTGGCGGCCGAGCGCTACCCGGTGCCCTACAACTTCCTGCCCTACGCCCTGCTCGGCGGCGCCCAGAGCGACGCCCCCGGCACCAACGACTGGGACTGCCGACCCAGCCGCCGGCACCCGCGCCCGGTGGTGCTGGTGCACGGCACCTTCGGCAACCGGGCCACGAACTGGCAGACCTACGGGCCGTTGCTGGCCAACGAGGGCTACTGCGTCTTCGCGCTGACCTACGGCGTCGACGACCTCGGCGGGCCGGCGACCGAGGTCTTCGGGGGGATGCGGCGGATGCAGTCGAGCGCCCGTGAGCTCAAGCGCTTCGTCGGCGACGTACGCCGCGCCACCGGGGCCCGCAAGGTCGACCTCGTCGGGCACTCCCAGGGCACCCTGATGCCGAGCTGGTACGTGAAGTTCCTCGGCGGGGCGAAGCACGTCAAGCGCTACGTCTCGATCGCGCCGCTGTGGCACGGCACCGAGGTCGGCGGCGCCGCCGCGCTCGCCGGCAGCGCCTCCGGGATGCCGGTCGACTCCTCCGTGCCGTTCTGCGTGGCCTGCGGGCAGTTCTCGCCCGACTCGCGGTTCCTGCGCAGGATCCGTCGCGGCGGGGTCGCGGTCGAGGGCATCGACTACACCAACATCGTGACCCGCTACGACGAGCTGGTGGTGCCGCACACCTCGGGCATCGAGCGGGGGATGACCAACATCGTCGTGCAGGACGAGTGCGCCACCGACTACGCCGAGCACTTCCAGATCGTCGCCGACCCGGTCGCGGCCGGGCACGTGCTGCACGCCCTCGACCCGCAGCGGCGTACGCCGGTCGGGTGCTCGGTGGTGCTGCCGTTCGTCGGCGGGCCGCCGCCGGCCGGCTGA